TTTGACAAATTACGGGAAATTCGATATTCTACTAAAACTCCAATATAATTATATCTTCTCGAAGGCGATTAGGTAATATGCAATATCCAAATGATAGAAAGGTAATCGTGGTCGGTGCAGGCCCAGGAGGCCTCACTGCTGGTATGATACTCGCGTCCAAAGGATTTAACGTCGAGATTTTCGAGTCTAAAGATCGAGTGGGTGGCCGTAATGCGGGATTTAAACTCGGCGATTTTATTTTCGACACAGGTCCGACTTTCCTGATGATGAAATTTATACTCAAAGATATGTTTGAATTAGCTGGTCGGCGAATCGAGGACTATCTCGAGATAATCGAGGTTGACCCCATGTATCGTCTTTCTTATGCCGATGGCACAGAATTTTTTCCTTCGCACAAAAATCGCGATTGGACAATCGATCAGATAGAGGAGCTTTTTCCGGGTAACGGGGTTGGTTATCTTAAGTTTTTACAGCGCGAGGGGATTAAATATGAGAGACTTGCACCCTGTCTCGAAGTTCCTTATGAACACAAATCGGATTTGCTTTCAAAACGGCTAAGACACGCCGCGCCTTATCTAGATGCTCATGTCAACCTTTTTCAGAATCTTCGAAGGTATTACGATGATGAGAGGCTTAAGATCGCTTTTACATTCCAAACCAAGTATCTTGGTATGTCGCCTTGGGAATGCCCTGCTTTGTTTGGAATAATAAGCTATATCGAGCACTCCGGTGGGATTTGGCATCCTATAGGAGGTTTACATAAAATCTCTGAAGCTATGGCTCAAATTATCGAGGAGGATGGCGGGAAGATAAAC
This is a stretch of genomic DNA from bacterium. It encodes these proteins:
- the crtI gene encoding phytoene desaturase, which translates into the protein MQYPNDRKVIVVGAGPGGLTAGMILASKGFNVEIFESKDRVGGRNAGFKLGDFIFDTGPTFLMMKFILKDMFELAGRRIEDYLEIIEVDPMYRLSYADGTEFFPSHKNRDWTIDQIEELFPGNGVGYLKFLQREGIKYERLAPCLEVPYEHKSDLLSKRLRHAAPYLDAHVNLFQNLRRYYDDERLKIAFTFQTKYLGMSPWECPALFGIISYIEHSGGIWHPIGGLHKISEAMAQIIEEDGGKINLSTSVDEVLVKDGNATGIRLESGDIVEGDYVFINADFGYAINNLIKPENLDSWSPEVVSKKRLSCSTFMLYLGVDKTFDNIPHHNIIFPEDYKRNVTEIAEEKVLSDQ